A genomic region of Candidatus Pseudomonas phytovorans contains the following coding sequences:
- a CDS encoding DUF2388 domain-containing protein, whose translation MRHLLLAPALLLLLPAGAALARVDAGDVATSAGVSASLYSTFKDDKRIIPARDELSAFVASGGAIRGAYVESALEQARKDHPGLQANDEELAKAILSQDDRIADH comes from the coding sequence ATGCGCCACCTACTCCTCGCCCCTGCGCTGCTGCTCCTGCTGCCTGCTGGTGCTGCCCTGGCCCGCGTCGATGCGGGCGACGTCGCCACCTCGGCCGGTGTTTCCGCTTCGCTGTATTCGACCTTCAAGGACGACAAACGGATCATTCCGGCCCGTGACGAGCTTTCTGCCTTCGTTGCCAGCGGCGGTGCAATCCGTGGCGCCTATGTGGAGTCGGCGCTTGAACAGGCCCGCAAGGACCACCCAGGGCTGCAGGCCAATGATGAAGAACTGGCCAAGGCCATCCTGTCGCAGGATGACCGCATAGCCGATCATTGA
- the glcE gene encoding glycolate oxidase subunit GlcE codes for MSMDRDFSQALLEQVNQALNQGTPLRILGSNSKAMLGSPVAGEVLDTRSHRGIVSYDPTELVLTARAGTPLRDIEAALHEAGQMLACEPPHLGPEATLGGMVAAGLSGPRRPWAGSVRDYVLGTRVITGHGKLLRFGGEVMKNVAGYDVSRLMAGSFGCLGLLTEVSLKVLPRPRECLSLRLPMGAHRALAELAEWGQQPLPISAACHDGNALYLRLEGGEGSVQSARQRLGGEPLDSSFWGDLREQRLAFFNDPAPLWRLSLPNATGELHLPGQQLIDWGGAQRWLKSSAPAQAIRDQVAQVSGHATCYAPGAASSPPLPAGLMRYHRALKQQLDPQGVFNPGRLYPDL; via the coding sequence ATGAGCATGGACCGCGACTTCAGCCAGGCCCTGCTGGAGCAGGTCAACCAGGCCCTGAACCAGGGCACGCCATTGCGTATCCTGGGCAGCAACAGCAAGGCCATGCTCGGCAGCCCGGTGGCCGGTGAGGTACTCGACACCCGCAGCCACCGAGGCATCGTCAGCTACGACCCGACCGAACTGGTGCTCACCGCCCGTGCAGGCACACCGCTGCGCGACATCGAAGCAGCCCTGCACGAAGCCGGCCAGATGCTGGCCTGCGAACCCCCGCACCTGGGCCCCGAGGCCACCTTGGGCGGCATGGTCGCGGCGGGGCTGTCCGGTCCCCGACGGCCGTGGGCCGGCTCGGTACGTGACTACGTACTTGGCACACGGGTGATTACCGGCCACGGCAAGCTGCTGCGCTTTGGCGGCGAAGTGATGAAGAACGTCGCCGGTTACGATGTATCACGGCTGATGGCGGGCAGCTTCGGTTGCCTGGGGCTGTTGACTGAAGTGTCCTTGAAAGTGCTGCCTCGGCCGCGCGAATGCCTGAGCCTGCGCCTGCCGATGGGCGCCCACCGGGCACTGGCCGAGCTGGCCGAATGGGGCCAGCAGCCACTGCCGATCAGCGCGGCCTGCCACGACGGCAACGCGCTGTACCTGCGCCTGGAGGGCGGTGAAGGCTCGGTGCAGTCGGCCCGCCAGCGCCTGGGCGGCGAACCCCTCGACAGCAGCTTCTGGGGCGACCTGCGCGAACAGCGCCTGGCGTTCTTCAATGACCCTGCCCCGCTCTGGCGTTTGTCGCTGCCCAACGCCACCGGCGAGCTGCACCTGCCCGGCCAGCAACTGATCGACTGGGGGGGTGCCCAGCGCTGGCTTAAGTCCAGTGCGCCGGCGCAGGCGATTCGCGACCAGGTCGCCCAGGTGAGCGGCCACGCCACCTGCTACGCACCCGGTGCCGCCAGCAGCCCGCCGCTGCCCGCTGGACTGATGCGTTACCACCGCGCCCTCAAGCAACAGCTCGACCCCCAGGGGGTGTTCAACCCTGGCCGCCTGTACCCGGACCTGTGA
- the glcF gene encoding glycolate oxidase subunit GlcF translates to MQTNLSEAARHLARADEAESILRSCVHCGFCTATCPTYQLLGDELDGPRGRIYLIKQMLEGEPVTASTQLHLDRCLSCRNCETTCPSGVKYHDLLDIGRAVVEQQVPRPLGQRLLRQGLRAVVPRPALFKALTRSGQALRALLPATLKGKLPSRITPPGERPAPRHARRVLMLEGCVQPALSPNTNAAATRLLDRLGISVQPIRQAGCCGAVDYHLNAQAQGLQRARRNIDAWWPAIEAGAEAIVQTASGCGAFVRDYAHLLEHDPHYAGKAATVSALSRDLVEVLRDEPVEQLGLCAEQRLAFHCPCTLQHALKLGGAVESLLTRLGFTLTSVPDSHLCCGSAGTYSLTQPELSRQLRDNRLNALESGKPQVIATANIGCQVHLDGAGRTPVRHWIEIVEAALNPETPHA, encoded by the coding sequence ATGCAAACCAACCTGAGCGAAGCAGCCCGCCACCTGGCCCGTGCCGACGAGGCCGAAAGCATCCTGCGCTCCTGCGTGCACTGTGGTTTTTGCACCGCCACCTGCCCCACCTACCAGCTGCTGGGCGATGAACTGGACGGCCCGCGCGGGCGCATTTACCTGATCAAGCAGATGCTCGAAGGCGAGCCGGTCACCGCCAGCACCCAACTGCACCTGGACCGCTGCCTGAGCTGCCGCAACTGCGAAACCACCTGCCCATCCGGGGTCAAGTACCACGACCTGCTGGACATCGGCCGCGCGGTGGTCGAACAGCAGGTGCCACGCCCGCTTGGTCAGCGTCTGCTGCGCCAGGGCCTACGCGCGGTTGTGCCACGCCCTGCACTGTTCAAGGCCCTGACCCGCAGCGGCCAGGCCCTGCGAGCGCTGCTGCCAGCCACGCTCAAGGGCAAACTACCGTCGCGCATCACGCCACCCGGCGAGCGCCCCGCACCACGCCACGCACGCCGGGTGCTGATGCTTGAGGGCTGCGTGCAGCCGGCCCTGTCACCCAACACCAACGCCGCTGCCACACGCCTGCTCGACCGCTTGGGGATCAGTGTGCAACCGATCCGTCAGGCCGGTTGCTGTGGCGCGGTGGACTACCACCTCAATGCCCAGGCACAAGGCCTGCAGCGTGCGCGGCGCAATATCGACGCCTGGTGGCCGGCCATCGAAGCGGGTGCCGAGGCCATCGTGCAAACCGCCAGCGGCTGCGGCGCGTTCGTGCGCGATTACGCTCACCTGCTGGAGCACGACCCCCACTACGCAGGCAAAGCTGCAACCGTCAGCGCGCTGTCCCGCGATCTGGTAGAAGTATTGCGAGATGAGCCGGTCGAGCAACTGGGCCTGTGCGCCGAACAACGCCTGGCCTTCCATTGCCCCTGTACACTGCAACACGCGCTGAAACTGGGAGGCGCGGTAGAGTCGCTGCTGACGCGCCTGGGCTTTACCCTGACCTCGGTGCCGGACAGCCACCTGTGTTGCGGCTCGGCTGGCACTTATTCGCTGACCCAGCCTGAACTGTCGCGGCAACTGCGTGACAACCGCCTCAACGCACTGGAAAGCGGAAAACCGCAAGTCATCGCCACCGCCAACATCGGCTGCCAGGTCCACCTCGACGGGGCCGGACGCACGCCGGTGCGGCACTGGATCGAAATCGTCGAAGCAGCCTTGAACCCGGAGACCCCCCATGCATAG
- the glcD gene encoding glycolate oxidase subunit GlcD, with translation MNILYDERVDGALPAVDQADLLQALRSALPDLEILHREEDLKPYECDGLSAYRTVPLLVVLPERLEQVQTLLKLCHQRGVPVVARGAGTGLSGGALPLAKGILLVMARFNRILEVNPQGRFARVQPGVRNLAISQAAAPHGMYYAPDPSSQIACSIGGNVAENAGGVHCLKYGLTVHNLLKVDILTVEGEHLTLGSDALDTPGFDLLALFTGSEGMLGIVTEVTVKLLPKPQVARVLLASFDSVEDAGRAVAEIIAAGIIPGGLEMMDNLAIRAAEDFIHAGYPVDAAAILLCELDGVEADVHDDCERVAAVLTQAGAREVRLACDEAERVRFWAGRKNAFPAVGRLSPDYYCMDGTIPRRELPRVLRGISDLSSEYGLRVANVFHAGDGNMHPLILFDANLPGELERAEAIGGKILELCVAVGGSITGEHGVGREKINQMCAQFNSDEITLFHAVKAAFDPQGLLNPGKNIPTLHRCAEFGALHVHHGQLPFPELERF, from the coding sequence ATGAATATCCTGTACGACGAACGCGTCGATGGCGCGCTGCCGGCTGTCGACCAGGCAGACCTGCTACAGGCACTGCGCAGTGCCCTGCCGGACCTCGAAATCCTGCACCGCGAAGAAGACCTCAAACCCTATGAATGCGATGGCCTGTCGGCCTATCGCACGGTGCCGCTGCTGGTGGTGCTGCCCGAGCGCCTGGAGCAGGTGCAGACGTTGCTCAAGCTTTGCCACCAGCGCGGCGTACCCGTGGTTGCGCGTGGCGCCGGTACCGGCCTGTCGGGCGGCGCCCTGCCACTGGCCAAGGGCATCCTGCTGGTGATGGCACGCTTCAACCGCATCCTTGAGGTCAACCCGCAGGGTCGCTTCGCCCGTGTGCAACCCGGCGTACGCAACCTGGCCATCTCCCAGGCCGCCGCCCCCCATGGCATGTACTACGCACCAGACCCTTCCTCGCAAATCGCCTGCTCCATCGGTGGTAACGTTGCCGAGAACGCGGGGGGCGTGCACTGCCTCAAGTACGGCCTGACCGTGCACAACCTGCTCAAGGTGGACATTCTCACGGTCGAAGGTGAACACCTGACGCTGGGCAGCGATGCTCTGGACACCCCCGGTTTCGACCTGCTTGCACTGTTCACCGGTTCCGAAGGCATGCTCGGTATCGTCACCGAAGTCACCGTGAAACTGCTGCCAAAGCCCCAGGTGGCGCGGGTGCTACTGGCCAGTTTCGACAGCGTCGAGGACGCCGGCCGGGCGGTGGCCGAAATCATTGCCGCCGGCATTATTCCAGGCGGCCTGGAGATGATGGACAACCTGGCGATCCGCGCCGCCGAAGACTTCATTCATGCCGGCTACCCTGTGGACGCAGCCGCCATTTTGTTGTGCGAACTGGATGGCGTAGAAGCCGATGTGCACGACGACTGCGAACGGGTGGCCGCCGTGCTGACACAAGCCGGAGCCCGCGAGGTGCGCCTGGCCTGCGACGAGGCCGAGCGCGTGCGTTTCTGGGCCGGGCGCAAGAACGCCTTCCCGGCGGTGGGGCGGCTATCACCAGACTACTACTGCATGGACGGCACCATCCCGCGCCGCGAACTGCCGCGGGTGCTCAGGGGCATCAGTGACCTGTCCAGCGAATACGGCCTGCGCGTGGCCAACGTGTTCCACGCAGGCGACGGCAACATGCACCCGCTGATCCTGTTCGATGCCAACCTGCCCGGCGAGCTGGAGCGCGCCGAAGCCATCGGCGGCAAGATCCTTGAACTGTGCGTGGCGGTGGGCGGCAGCATTACCGGTGAACACGGCGTGGGCCGCGAAAAAATCAACCAGATGTGCGCACAATTCAACAGTGACGAAATCACCCTGTTTCACGCGGTAAAGGCTGCCTTCGACCCGCAGGGCCTGCTCAACCCCGGCAAGAATATACCTACCCTGCACCGCTGCGCCGAATTCGGCGCCCTGCACGTGCACCATGGGCAACTGCCCTTCCCCGAACTGGAGCGCTTCTGA